Proteins co-encoded in one Dasypus novemcinctus isolate mDasNov1 chromosome 18, mDasNov1.1.hap2, whole genome shotgun sequence genomic window:
- the ZNF229 gene encoding zinc finger protein 229 isoform X1 — MELLKCIQCARPLQDGEALHSQVPALSQEEEDKTKFQEPLTFKDVAVVFTEEELGLLDSAQRILYRDVMLENFRNLVSVGQQPFKPNKIAPSGQAKETWVMERETPRDACPGDKNEKDMESTQEKELRFLSHKERSSQKIWEQVAYELTESLDHRVNLPRKDFHFSEDASPYQGWDGAFTQDSQIENLVNSLQRDGLINLETQAFPAWKSVRPVSVQESLLKAFVNELWSIQRRYKKLNMEDAQYKCDRNDYGFSWISLCHDDHRLPAREKHCNDECGIGCITKSILYHPGPGENDFKSNECGNDFRDDSSFRTHPRVYLKEKPYKYHEFGKGLRKSIHLERHQRVTTGEKAFKSIEYNQGFRQSAHIHSHLKVYMEEMPYKCDVCGKRFRYKSVLLIHQGVHTGKKPYKCEECGKAFGRSSNLLVHQRVHTGEKPYKCGECGKGFSYSSVLQVHQRLHTGEKPYICSECGKGFCAKSALHKHQHVHPGEKPYNCGECGKGFSCSSNLSSHQKSHTGEKPYQCDKCGKCFSHNSYLHTHQRVHTGQRLYECDMCSKSFSYSSGLLMHQRLHTGEKPYKCECGKGFGRSSDLHVHQRVHTGEKPYKCTECGKGFRRNSDLHSHQRVHTGERPYICDVCGKGFIYSSDLLIHQRVHTGEKPYKCSQCDKGFSYSSGLLIHQRVHTGEKPYKCEECGKGFRCTSSLHKHHRVHTGKKPYTCDQCGKSFSYASNLRTHRRLHTGEKPYICYECGKGFRYGSGLLSHKRVHTGEKPYRCEVCGKGYSQSSHLQGHQRVHTGEKPYKCEECGKGFGRSSCLHVHQRVHTGEKPYKCEECGKGFSYSSGLRNHQRVHLSEKL; from the exons ATGGAATTGCTTAAATGCATCCAGTGTGCCAGACCCTTGCAAGATGGAGAag CTCTTCATTCCCAAGTCCCAGCCCTTTCCCAAGAGGAAGAGGACAAGACCAAGTTTCAG GAACCATTGACCTTCAAGGACGTGGCTGTGGTCTTCACCGAGGAGGAGCTGGGGCTGCTGGACTCTGCCCAGAGGATCCTCTACagagatgtgatgctggagaacttCAGGAACCTGGTATCTGTGG GGCAACAACCTTTCAAACCTAATAAGATAGCCCCTTCAGGACAAGCCAAAGAGACTTGGGTGATGGAGAGAGAAACTCCAAGGGATGCATGTCCAG GTGACAAGAATGAAAAAGATATGGAATCTactcaagaaaaagaattaagatTCCTTTCACACAAAGAGCGCTCCTCCCAGAAAATCTGGGAACAGGTGGCTTATGAATTAACTGAGAGTCTGGATCATAGAGTAAATCTTCCAAGGAAAGATTTCCATTTCTCAGAGGATGCTTCTCCCTATCAGGGGTGGGATGGAGCCTTTACTCAGGATTCTCAAATTGAGAATTTGGTGAACAGTCTTCAAAGGGATGGCCTCATCAATTTAGAAACTCAAGCGTTTCCAGCCTGGAAGTCTGTAAGACCAGTCTCCGTTCAAGAATCTTTATTGAAAGCCTTTGTGAATGAGCTATGGagtatccaaagaagatataaaaaactCAACATGGAAGATGCACAATATAAATGTGATCGGAATGATTATGGCTTCAGCTGGATATCACTTTGCCATGATGATCACAGACTACCTGCAAGAGAGAAGCATTGTAATGATGAGTGTGGAATAGGCTGCATTACAAAGTCAATACTTTATCACCCTGGCCCTGGTGAGAATGACTTTAAAAGTAATGAATGTGGAAATGACTTCAGAGATGATTCAAGCTTTCGCACTCATCCAAGAGTGTACCTGaaagagaaaccctataaatatCATGAGTTTGGTAAGGGTTTAAGGAAGAGTATCCATCTTGAAAGACATCAAAGGGTCACTACGGGAGAAAAAGCCTTTAAAAGCATTGAGTATAATCAGGGCTTCAGGCAGAGTGCACACATTCACAGCCATCTAAAAGTCTACATGGAAGAGATGCCATACAAATGCGATGTGTGTGGGAAGAGATTCAGGTATAAATCAGTTCTTCTTATTCATCAGGGAGTACACACAGGaaagaaaccctataaatgtgaGGAGTGTGGGAAGGCCTTTGGTCGAAGCTCAAACCTACTTGTCCATCAGAGAGtccacactggtgagaaaccatATAAATGTGGTGAGTGTGGGAAGGGCTTCAGTTATAGCTCTGTGCTTCAAGTTCACCAGAGGTTGCACACAGGAGAGAAGCCCTACATATGCAGTGAATGTGGCAAAGGATTCTGTGCTAAGTCGGCACTGCATAAGCATCAGCATGTCCACCCAGGAGAAAAGCCCTATAACTGTGGTGAGTGTGGGAAAGGATTCAGTTGTAGCTCAAACCTTAGCAGTCATCAGAAAtcacacacaggagagaaaccctacCAATGTGACAAGTGTGGTAAATGTTTCAGTCATAACTCATACCTTCACACTCATCAGAGAGTTCACACAGGGCAGCGCCTCTATGAATGTGATATGTGTAGTAAGAGTTTCAGTTACAGCTCAGGGCTTCTCATGCATCAGAGACtgcacacaggagagaaaccctacaAATGTGAGTGTGGAAAGGGCTTTGGCCGAAGCTCGGATCTCCATGTCCATCAGAGAGtccacacaggagagaaaccctataagTGTACTGAGTGTGGGAAAGGCTTCCGGCGGAATTCAGACCTTCATAGTCACCAGAGAGTCCACACAGGAGAAAGGCCCTACATCTGTGATGTGTGTGGGAAAGGCTTTATTTACAGCTCCGACCTCCTCATCCATCAGAGAGtccacacaggagagaaaccctataaatgttCTCAGTGTGACAAAGGCTTCAGTTATAGCTCAGGGCTTCTCATTCACCAGAGAGTTCACACAGGTGAGAAACCATATAAATGTGAGGAGTGTGGGAAGGGCTTTAGGTGTACCTCAAGTCTTCATAAGCATCATCGAGTCCACACTGGAAAGAAACCCTACACATGTGATCAGTGTGGCAAGAGTTTCAGTTATGCCTCAAATCTTCGCACGCATCGGAGATtgcacacaggagagaaaccctacaTATGTTATGAATGTGGAAAGGGCTTCAGATATGGCTCAGGTCTCCTTAGTCATAAGAGAgtccacactggagagaaaccatatagATGTGAGGTGTGTGGAAAGGGCTACAGTCAGAGCTCACATCTtcaaggtcatcagagggtccacactggagagaaaccctataaatgtgaGGAGTGTGGGAAGGGCTTTGGTAGAAGCTCCTGTCTTCATGTTCATCAGAGAgtccacactggagagaaaccttataaaTGTGAGGAGTGTGGGAAAGGCTTCAGTTATAGCTCAGGTCTGCGAAATCATCAAAGAGTGCATTTAAGTGAGAAACTTTAG
- the ZNF229 gene encoding zinc finger protein 229 isoform X2, with product MEILTSRHGERALHSQVPALSQEEEDKTKFQEPLTFKDVAVVFTEEELGLLDSAQRILYRDVMLENFRNLVSVGQQPFKPNKIAPSGQAKETWVMERETPRDACPGDKNEKDMESTQEKELRFLSHKERSSQKIWEQVAYELTESLDHRVNLPRKDFHFSEDASPYQGWDGAFTQDSQIENLVNSLQRDGLINLETQAFPAWKSVRPVSVQESLLKAFVNELWSIQRRYKKLNMEDAQYKCDRNDYGFSWISLCHDDHRLPAREKHCNDECGIGCITKSILYHPGPGENDFKSNECGNDFRDDSSFRTHPRVYLKEKPYKYHEFGKGLRKSIHLERHQRVTTGEKAFKSIEYNQGFRQSAHIHSHLKVYMEEMPYKCDVCGKRFRYKSVLLIHQGVHTGKKPYKCEECGKAFGRSSNLLVHQRVHTGEKPYKCGECGKGFSYSSVLQVHQRLHTGEKPYICSECGKGFCAKSALHKHQHVHPGEKPYNCGECGKGFSCSSNLSSHQKSHTGEKPYQCDKCGKCFSHNSYLHTHQRVHTGQRLYECDMCSKSFSYSSGLLMHQRLHTGEKPYKCECGKGFGRSSDLHVHQRVHTGEKPYKCTECGKGFRRNSDLHSHQRVHTGERPYICDVCGKGFIYSSDLLIHQRVHTGEKPYKCSQCDKGFSYSSGLLIHQRVHTGEKPYKCEECGKGFRCTSSLHKHHRVHTGKKPYTCDQCGKSFSYASNLRTHRRLHTGEKPYICYECGKGFRYGSGLLSHKRVHTGEKPYRCEVCGKGYSQSSHLQGHQRVHTGEKPYKCEECGKGFGRSSCLHVHQRVHTGEKPYKCEECGKGFSYSSGLRNHQRVHLSEKL from the exons ATGGAGATTTTGACCTCAAGGCATGGGGAAAGAG CTCTTCATTCCCAAGTCCCAGCCCTTTCCCAAGAGGAAGAGGACAAGACCAAGTTTCAG GAACCATTGACCTTCAAGGACGTGGCTGTGGTCTTCACCGAGGAGGAGCTGGGGCTGCTGGACTCTGCCCAGAGGATCCTCTACagagatgtgatgctggagaacttCAGGAACCTGGTATCTGTGG GGCAACAACCTTTCAAACCTAATAAGATAGCCCCTTCAGGACAAGCCAAAGAGACTTGGGTGATGGAGAGAGAAACTCCAAGGGATGCATGTCCAG GTGACAAGAATGAAAAAGATATGGAATCTactcaagaaaaagaattaagatTCCTTTCACACAAAGAGCGCTCCTCCCAGAAAATCTGGGAACAGGTGGCTTATGAATTAACTGAGAGTCTGGATCATAGAGTAAATCTTCCAAGGAAAGATTTCCATTTCTCAGAGGATGCTTCTCCCTATCAGGGGTGGGATGGAGCCTTTACTCAGGATTCTCAAATTGAGAATTTGGTGAACAGTCTTCAAAGGGATGGCCTCATCAATTTAGAAACTCAAGCGTTTCCAGCCTGGAAGTCTGTAAGACCAGTCTCCGTTCAAGAATCTTTATTGAAAGCCTTTGTGAATGAGCTATGGagtatccaaagaagatataaaaaactCAACATGGAAGATGCACAATATAAATGTGATCGGAATGATTATGGCTTCAGCTGGATATCACTTTGCCATGATGATCACAGACTACCTGCAAGAGAGAAGCATTGTAATGATGAGTGTGGAATAGGCTGCATTACAAAGTCAATACTTTATCACCCTGGCCCTGGTGAGAATGACTTTAAAAGTAATGAATGTGGAAATGACTTCAGAGATGATTCAAGCTTTCGCACTCATCCAAGAGTGTACCTGaaagagaaaccctataaatatCATGAGTTTGGTAAGGGTTTAAGGAAGAGTATCCATCTTGAAAGACATCAAAGGGTCACTACGGGAGAAAAAGCCTTTAAAAGCATTGAGTATAATCAGGGCTTCAGGCAGAGTGCACACATTCACAGCCATCTAAAAGTCTACATGGAAGAGATGCCATACAAATGCGATGTGTGTGGGAAGAGATTCAGGTATAAATCAGTTCTTCTTATTCATCAGGGAGTACACACAGGaaagaaaccctataaatgtgaGGAGTGTGGGAAGGCCTTTGGTCGAAGCTCAAACCTACTTGTCCATCAGAGAGtccacactggtgagaaaccatATAAATGTGGTGAGTGTGGGAAGGGCTTCAGTTATAGCTCTGTGCTTCAAGTTCACCAGAGGTTGCACACAGGAGAGAAGCCCTACATATGCAGTGAATGTGGCAAAGGATTCTGTGCTAAGTCGGCACTGCATAAGCATCAGCATGTCCACCCAGGAGAAAAGCCCTATAACTGTGGTGAGTGTGGGAAAGGATTCAGTTGTAGCTCAAACCTTAGCAGTCATCAGAAAtcacacacaggagagaaaccctacCAATGTGACAAGTGTGGTAAATGTTTCAGTCATAACTCATACCTTCACACTCATCAGAGAGTTCACACAGGGCAGCGCCTCTATGAATGTGATATGTGTAGTAAGAGTTTCAGTTACAGCTCAGGGCTTCTCATGCATCAGAGACtgcacacaggagagaaaccctacaAATGTGAGTGTGGAAAGGGCTTTGGCCGAAGCTCGGATCTCCATGTCCATCAGAGAGtccacacaggagagaaaccctataagTGTACTGAGTGTGGGAAAGGCTTCCGGCGGAATTCAGACCTTCATAGTCACCAGAGAGTCCACACAGGAGAAAGGCCCTACATCTGTGATGTGTGTGGGAAAGGCTTTATTTACAGCTCCGACCTCCTCATCCATCAGAGAGtccacacaggagagaaaccctataaatgttCTCAGTGTGACAAAGGCTTCAGTTATAGCTCAGGGCTTCTCATTCACCAGAGAGTTCACACAGGTGAGAAACCATATAAATGTGAGGAGTGTGGGAAGGGCTTTAGGTGTACCTCAAGTCTTCATAAGCATCATCGAGTCCACACTGGAAAGAAACCCTACACATGTGATCAGTGTGGCAAGAGTTTCAGTTATGCCTCAAATCTTCGCACGCATCGGAGATtgcacacaggagagaaaccctacaTATGTTATGAATGTGGAAAGGGCTTCAGATATGGCTCAGGTCTCCTTAGTCATAAGAGAgtccacactggagagaaaccatatagATGTGAGGTGTGTGGAAAGGGCTACAGTCAGAGCTCACATCTtcaaggtcatcagagggtccacactggagagaaaccctataaatgtgaGGAGTGTGGGAAGGGCTTTGGTAGAAGCTCCTGTCTTCATGTTCATCAGAGAgtccacactggagagaaaccttataaaTGTGAGGAGTGTGGGAAAGGCTTCAGTTATAGCTCAGGTCTGCGAAATCATCAAAGAGTGCATTTAAGTGAGAAACTTTAG
- the ZNF229 gene encoding zinc finger protein 229 isoform X3, whose translation MLENFRNLVSVGQQPFKPNKIAPSGQAKETWVMERETPRDACPGDKNEKDMESTQEKELRFLSHKERSSQKIWEQVAYELTESLDHRVNLPRKDFHFSEDASPYQGWDGAFTQDSQIENLVNSLQRDGLINLETQAFPAWKSVRPVSVQESLLKAFVNELWSIQRRYKKLNMEDAQYKCDRNDYGFSWISLCHDDHRLPAREKHCNDECGIGCITKSILYHPGPGENDFKSNECGNDFRDDSSFRTHPRVYLKEKPYKYHEFGKGLRKSIHLERHQRVTTGEKAFKSIEYNQGFRQSAHIHSHLKVYMEEMPYKCDVCGKRFRYKSVLLIHQGVHTGKKPYKCEECGKAFGRSSNLLVHQRVHTGEKPYKCGECGKGFSYSSVLQVHQRLHTGEKPYICSECGKGFCAKSALHKHQHVHPGEKPYNCGECGKGFSCSSNLSSHQKSHTGEKPYQCDKCGKCFSHNSYLHTHQRVHTGQRLYECDMCSKSFSYSSGLLMHQRLHTGEKPYKCECGKGFGRSSDLHVHQRVHTGEKPYKCTECGKGFRRNSDLHSHQRVHTGERPYICDVCGKGFIYSSDLLIHQRVHTGEKPYKCSQCDKGFSYSSGLLIHQRVHTGEKPYKCEECGKGFRCTSSLHKHHRVHTGKKPYTCDQCGKSFSYASNLRTHRRLHTGEKPYICYECGKGFRYGSGLLSHKRVHTGEKPYRCEVCGKGYSQSSHLQGHQRVHTGEKPYKCEECGKGFGRSSCLHVHQRVHTGEKPYKCEECGKGFSYSSGLRNHQRVHLSEKL comes from the exons atgctggagaacttCAGGAACCTGGTATCTGTGG GGCAACAACCTTTCAAACCTAATAAGATAGCCCCTTCAGGACAAGCCAAAGAGACTTGGGTGATGGAGAGAGAAACTCCAAGGGATGCATGTCCAG GTGACAAGAATGAAAAAGATATGGAATCTactcaagaaaaagaattaagatTCCTTTCACACAAAGAGCGCTCCTCCCAGAAAATCTGGGAACAGGTGGCTTATGAATTAACTGAGAGTCTGGATCATAGAGTAAATCTTCCAAGGAAAGATTTCCATTTCTCAGAGGATGCTTCTCCCTATCAGGGGTGGGATGGAGCCTTTACTCAGGATTCTCAAATTGAGAATTTGGTGAACAGTCTTCAAAGGGATGGCCTCATCAATTTAGAAACTCAAGCGTTTCCAGCCTGGAAGTCTGTAAGACCAGTCTCCGTTCAAGAATCTTTATTGAAAGCCTTTGTGAATGAGCTATGGagtatccaaagaagatataaaaaactCAACATGGAAGATGCACAATATAAATGTGATCGGAATGATTATGGCTTCAGCTGGATATCACTTTGCCATGATGATCACAGACTACCTGCAAGAGAGAAGCATTGTAATGATGAGTGTGGAATAGGCTGCATTACAAAGTCAATACTTTATCACCCTGGCCCTGGTGAGAATGACTTTAAAAGTAATGAATGTGGAAATGACTTCAGAGATGATTCAAGCTTTCGCACTCATCCAAGAGTGTACCTGaaagagaaaccctataaatatCATGAGTTTGGTAAGGGTTTAAGGAAGAGTATCCATCTTGAAAGACATCAAAGGGTCACTACGGGAGAAAAAGCCTTTAAAAGCATTGAGTATAATCAGGGCTTCAGGCAGAGTGCACACATTCACAGCCATCTAAAAGTCTACATGGAAGAGATGCCATACAAATGCGATGTGTGTGGGAAGAGATTCAGGTATAAATCAGTTCTTCTTATTCATCAGGGAGTACACACAGGaaagaaaccctataaatgtgaGGAGTGTGGGAAGGCCTTTGGTCGAAGCTCAAACCTACTTGTCCATCAGAGAGtccacactggtgagaaaccatATAAATGTGGTGAGTGTGGGAAGGGCTTCAGTTATAGCTCTGTGCTTCAAGTTCACCAGAGGTTGCACACAGGAGAGAAGCCCTACATATGCAGTGAATGTGGCAAAGGATTCTGTGCTAAGTCGGCACTGCATAAGCATCAGCATGTCCACCCAGGAGAAAAGCCCTATAACTGTGGTGAGTGTGGGAAAGGATTCAGTTGTAGCTCAAACCTTAGCAGTCATCAGAAAtcacacacaggagagaaaccctacCAATGTGACAAGTGTGGTAAATGTTTCAGTCATAACTCATACCTTCACACTCATCAGAGAGTTCACACAGGGCAGCGCCTCTATGAATGTGATATGTGTAGTAAGAGTTTCAGTTACAGCTCAGGGCTTCTCATGCATCAGAGACtgcacacaggagagaaaccctacaAATGTGAGTGTGGAAAGGGCTTTGGCCGAAGCTCGGATCTCCATGTCCATCAGAGAGtccacacaggagagaaaccctataagTGTACTGAGTGTGGGAAAGGCTTCCGGCGGAATTCAGACCTTCATAGTCACCAGAGAGTCCACACAGGAGAAAGGCCCTACATCTGTGATGTGTGTGGGAAAGGCTTTATTTACAGCTCCGACCTCCTCATCCATCAGAGAGtccacacaggagagaaaccctataaatgttCTCAGTGTGACAAAGGCTTCAGTTATAGCTCAGGGCTTCTCATTCACCAGAGAGTTCACACAGGTGAGAAACCATATAAATGTGAGGAGTGTGGGAAGGGCTTTAGGTGTACCTCAAGTCTTCATAAGCATCATCGAGTCCACACTGGAAAGAAACCCTACACATGTGATCAGTGTGGCAAGAGTTTCAGTTATGCCTCAAATCTTCGCACGCATCGGAGATtgcacacaggagagaaaccctacaTATGTTATGAATGTGGAAAGGGCTTCAGATATGGCTCAGGTCTCCTTAGTCATAAGAGAgtccacactggagagaaaccatatagATGTGAGGTGTGTGGAAAGGGCTACAGTCAGAGCTCACATCTtcaaggtcatcagagggtccacactggagagaaaccctataaatgtgaGGAGTGTGGGAAGGGCTTTGGTAGAAGCTCCTGTCTTCATGTTCATCAGAGAgtccacactggagagaaaccttataaaTGTGAGGAGTGTGGGAAAGGCTTCAGTTATAGCTCAGGTCTGCGAAATCATCAAAGAGTGCATTTAAGTGAGAAACTTTAG